The segment CACGATCCCGATAGTCAATGAATCTGCTACGCCATCGCCGCTGCTGTAAGCGAAAAAGTATATGAAGATACTCAAAAAGGGTACTCCTAAAAGAAACAAGACCTGCAGAGGATGATTTTTCCAAATGATAAACCGCTCGCGGATGACCCATAACATTTCTTTCATTTAGAATTCCTCCCTACGCGTCAACGCCAGCATCGTCCCCAGATATAGAACAGCGGCAATGACTAAATTCAATATGACACCGTGCCAGCGCAGTGGATTGCTCGTCCAAAAGGCTTCGCGGATCGGTCCCATCACCCAACCTAATGGTGAAAAAGCCATCATACGCTCATCCACCGGAAAGTAGCCGCCGCCTAAAAATGCCGCTACTTGAATGATGACTTGCGTGATCCCCATTCCAACTCCTTGACCGATCATTTCCAAGAAGACACCGATCACTAAAAACAACACCATCAATGAAGACAAGTTGATAAACGAAAAACCGAATTGCTGCTGCCAAGGAACATCAAAGACTACTTGGGTGATCAGCATCTGAACACCGACTACCAATAAACCCAACAATACATGTCCTAAAAATGTCGAATGGAAGATTTGTTGACGACTGACCGGACTGATCAATTCTCGCTGCAATGTTTTCATGCGGCGTCCTTTGCCGAACATATCCAATCCATTTTCCGCCATATATAAGATAAACAGACCGATCATCGCTACCGCGTAATATTGATAAGAAGTTGCCGGTTTCTTCAGATTCGTTCGGTCTTCTTTTACTACTTGATTCAACTCCGAGGGCTGGAGCATGATATCTTGAGGTGAAACGTCAAATTGCGCCGCACCTTGCATCAAACGCATAGACTGAAAGATCTCTACTAAATAACTTTTCAGCAAAGTAAATTGGATGTCTGACAGATTATCGGTATGGACCGTGATTTTATCACCAATCGTAAAATAGACGTCCGCCTCTTGCTCTTTCAGCGCTTTTATCGCGCTGGATTCGTTTTTTCCATTTTTGAAATCGATATTTTTAATATCCAGTTCTTGCTGCA is part of the Enterococcus mediterraneensis genome and harbors:
- a CDS encoding ABC transporter permease produces the protein MNLPIVIRTLVQQLRDKATYIYFLIFPLLLMVILGSVLQGAFGVEIADRVEKINVQYVIKDQETGAQFEALQQELDIKNIDFKNGKNESSAIKALKEQEADVYFTIGDKITVHTDNLSDIQFTLLKSYLVEIFQSMRLMQGAAQFDVSPQDIMLQPSELNQVVKEDRTNLKKPATSYQYYAVAMIGLFILYMAENGLDMFGKGRRMKTLQRELISPVSRQQIFHSTFLGHVLLGLLVVGVQMLITQVVFDVPWQQQFGFSFINLSSLMVLFLVIGVFLEMIGQGVGMGITQVIIQVAAFLGGGYFPVDERMMAFSPLGWVMGPIREAFWTSNPLRWHGVILNLVIAAVLYLGTMLALTRREEF